In Terriglobia bacterium, the sequence CCACCGTCAAACAGCATGGCAACCGGAAGCTGTTAATGCAGCAATTCTCTACCGGCAACGGCGTAGTGAACACGCATTGCACGTTCACCCCGGCGCAGATACTCGCCGGCATTGACGGCATGATGTACTGGCTCGACACCGGGAAACGCCCCGATCCAGCGGTTTTCTTTCCCCCGGCACTGGGATTTGATCCAAACTTCGTCCCACCACCATGGCCGTGGCACGACTGGGACCGCGACCGGGAGGCTGAAGGGTGCCTTTTTCAACGAAGGTAAAGAGTACTATGCGATCGGGATTCTTAACCCATACCGTCTTCCGGAGCAGCAGAATATTAAGTATTCCTTCTGCCAAGGCACTCGCATCGGCCAATAGCCGCATCGCGTGCTCTTGTTCGGGTGCCGTTCTGATGTAAGCTGCCGTGCGCTGCTAATATTTCAGGCCGCCGGAAACGACGGCCTGGAAGACTTTCAAGAGTGGCGTTTTCGGCACGACTGAAGCCGCGCCCCTCCAAGACGACCGTCAACGGGAGTTTTTCACCCGCCCGCTAAAGCCTGCTCACTTCTCGCGGTTCCCTTTGACTTTCCCCGGTAGCGCGGCGGGATTTTCGTGGGTGCGCTCGCGGAAGCCGCCGCCCAGGCCGCTGGCGAGGGAGACGGCGGATTCGCCGAACTTGTCACGCAGGCGGTCGGCAGCCGCGCAGCGGCGCAAATTTTTTATAGGAAGGGGTTCTGGATCTGGAGGGCTTCGAAGCGTTGACCATGCTGGAAGTCCTCGCTGTAAAGAACGCTACATTGGCCCTCGATCGCCGCCGCTAAGATCAGGGAGTCGTACCAAGGCAGCCGATACCTTTCGCTCAACCGGAGGGCCTCTCCGTAGAGCGCCTGCGACGAGTGGACTGTCATCAACGGCCGAAACACCGTGCCCAGGTATTGTTCGGCTTCCGCCACCTTCATAGGCTGGGCAAAACGCCGTAACGCCACGTTGAAAAACTCCTGAGCCACTTGGTAGCTGATGGTCCCCTTCCCGGTGCCCACCGCGCGTCGAATCAGTTGTATCGCCCGCCGGGCCTTCGCCGGCGCGCTGTGGTCGAGCGAGTATACAAAAATGTTCGTGTCCAGAAAAAACCTACCGCTCATTCATCTCGTCCCGCGTGAAGCGGCGTCCGGCATTGACGTGGTGCAGCCGCTTCATAAGCGATTCAACATCCTGTCCAGTGCCTGACTGCGCGGTGTATTGCAGCAGCCACTCACGAAAGGCAGCATTCAGCGTCTTGCGCTGGGAGCGGGCTACCAGGCGTGCCTGCTCGATCAGCTCCTCATCGGCACTGAGAGTGACGTTTTTCATACGAAAATAGTGTACACGATTTTAGTGTACTTTCCAAACGGCGGCGACTGCTCACCGACCGCCGATCTCCGATCGCCGCCGAATACTCACAATTCTTCTTTCCTCTTTCCCGGCAGCGCGGCGGGATTTTCGTGGGTGCGCTCGCGGAAGCCGCCGCCCATGCCGCTGGCGAGGGAGACGGCGGATTCGCCGAACTTGTCGCGCAGGCGGTCGGCGGCGGAGAGCGCCTGCTTCCAGCGCTGGTGGCGGTCGGCATCGAGCAACTCGATCTGTCCTTCCGCCGTTTCCAGCGACGACGCTTGCACGCCCAGCAGCCGCACCTTGCGGCCCGGCTGCCAGTTGTGGCGGAACAGGGCGCGGACCTGCTCGATGATTTCCGTGTCCAGTTGGGTGGCGGCCGCGAGCGTGTGCGCCCGCGTGATGGTGGAGAAATCCTGGTAGCGCAGCTTGAGCTGGATGGTGCGCGCGTACAGGCAGTTTTCCCGCAAACGGCGCCCGACCATCTCGCCCAGGCGCGCCAGTGTGATTTCCAGTTGCTGCGCCTCGGCGGTGTCTTCGTTGTAGGTGTGCTCGTGGCTGATGGACTTGGGATCGGGGTTCTCTCCGATGTCGGAGTCAAACCAGCCGCCGGCGTCCTCGCCGCGCGCCTTGCCGGCCAGCGCCAGGCCC encodes:
- a CDS encoding PIN domain-containing protein; translation: MSGRFFLDTNIFVYSLDHSAPAKARRAIQLIRRAVGTGKGTISYQVAQEFFNVALRRFAQPMKVAEAEQYLGTVFRPLMTVHSSQALYGEALRLSERYRLPWYDSLILAAAIEGQCSVLYSEDFQHGQRFEALQIQNPFL